DNA from Thiomicrorhabdus sp. Kp2:
CCTACGAACTTACGCGTTTAAAACCCGTTTTAGACACTTTAAAAAGACACCCAAACACACGTGTACACATTGAAGGCCATACCGATTCTGATGGTTCAAACACCTATAATCAGCAATTATCTGAAAACCGTGCAAAAAATGTCGCCTTTCACCTAATGGATAATGGTATCTCTCGCGATCGCATTGTCACTTATGGTTATGGTGAAGAACGTCCAATTGCCAGTAACACAACGGCAGAAGGTAAACGTATGAACCGCCGTGTTACCTTTTTAATTAGTGAGATTTAATCAACAATTTTCTAATTTAAAGTTACCAGGCCTGTTAAGGCTTGTAACCATAAAACGCAAAAAGCCAGGAGATTGAAGTGACCCCAAAAAGTTGGACATTTTAGTTAAACGGCACTTAAGGCCTGATTTCGATATTCTATCGGAGTCAGGCCTTTTAGTTTCACCTTGATTCGTTTTGTATTGTAATACTCAATATAGTCTTTAATTTCTTCCATTAGATGCTCAGCACTATTGAACTTCTTACGATGATACATCTCGGTTTTGAGAATGCCAAAAAAGTTCTCAGCAACCGCATTGTCTAAACAGTTCCCTTTTCTTGACATGCTCTGAGTTAATCCATGCTTTTTTAGTAGCTCCTGAACATCACCATGCTGATACTGCCAACCTTGATCACTGTGGAATATGGGTTTAACTTTGCCTGTTAACTTACTCATCGCTTCTTTAAGCATGTCCGTCACCAGTGGAAGCCGTGCACTCTTGGCCACTCGATAACTAATCACTTCTTGGTTAAACAGGTCAATCACGGGGGATAAGTAAACTCGCTGTTCTCCGACTTTAAACTCCGTGACATCGGTTACCCATTTTTTATCTGGTGCATCAACACGGAAGTTTCTTTGAAGCACATTTTCGGCAATTCGGCCTACTTGACCTCTATAGGATCGGTAACGCTTTGGCCTGACGAATGACTTTAAGTTCAGTTCTTGCATTAAACGTTGAACGGCCTTCTTGTTTAAAAAGTGACCTAAGCGCCTTAATGCATAGGTCATGCGTCGATACCCATAACGACCTTTATGCTCATTAAAGAGTTGTTGAATCGCTCTTTTAACGTCCGCATAACGATCAGGCAGCGCACTGCGAGCCTGATGGTAATAAAACACACTGCGTGCAAGCCCTGCAGCCTTGAGAAGATGTTTAAGTGGATAGAACTTTCTAAGCTGATCTATGAGCCCTGCTTTTTCTTGGTTTGGCGTTCTTTTTCCTGAAGCAGGGCATCGAGCTTTTTTAAATAGGCATTCTCCGCTCGACGGTATTCGAGTTCTTCTCGTAACTCTTCTAGGCTCATTTGTTCGGTTGGTTTAATGGTTTCTTGCTTTTGGTTTTTTTTCATTTTTCTACCCTGCTTTTTAGGCTGCAAGCCTGAAAGGCCGAACCGTTCGAATTGAGTGAGCCAAGTAGAAATCGTACCTGGAGAACTCATGTTATGGACAATACTGGTATAACTAATAGACCAGTGATTTTCACGCATGTGTTTTAGGATACGATATTTGTCTTCAAAAGAGTATGGTGTGTTACGTTTGATAAACGCATTTTGACCATGGAAACGATAGACTTGTGTCCAGTAACGGATATAGCGATCTGGAATACCGAGTCGCTTGGAAATGGACAGACTGGATTCATGAGAAAGGCATTGCTTAGCAATCGCCAGTTTAAATTCTCGATTGTATTTGGACATGAAAAACCCCCAAAGTTGGTGTCCAACATTTGGGGGTCACTTCAGATTCCTGGCTTTTTGCATTTTAAACAGCTTGTTTTAGAAATTACTAAGCATAATATTAGTGCTCTCTAGTGGCTACAAACTGCAATTCTGGCCAACGCTCTTCAGTCAACGCCAAGTTAACACGAGTAGGCGCAATATAAACCAGTTGATCTGCCGCATCGTAAGCGACGTTTTCACGAACCTTAGAGGTGAATTTTTCAATTTCAGCTTTAGGGCCTATCACCCAGCGTGCCGTGTTCACATTTACAGGTTCAAACATACAGGTTACGTTGTACTCATCTTTAAGACGTTGTGCCACCACCTCAAACTGAAGAATCCCCACAGCACCCAAGATTAAATCATTATTATTCACAGGACGGAACAACTGGGTTGCCCCCTCTTCTGATAACTGGGTTAACCCTTTTTGCAGTGCTTTCATTTTCATTGGGTCTTTTAACTGGGCACGACGGAAAAGTTCTGGCGCAAAATTAGGAATCCCTGTGAATTTAAGCTCTTCACCTTGCGTAAAGGTATCACCAATCTTAATCGTACCGTGGTTATGTAAACCAATAATATCCCCAGGATAAGCTTCTTCAGCTTGATCACGACGATTAGCTAAGAAGGTA
Protein-coding regions in this window:
- a CDS encoding IS3 family transposase, which translates into the protein MPSSGECLFKKARCPASGKRTPNQEKAGLIDQLRKFYPLKHLLKAAGLARSVFYYHQARSALPDRYADVKRAIQQLFNEHKGRYGYRRMTYALRRLGHFLNKKAVQRLMQELNLKSFVRPKRYRSYRGQVGRIAENVLQRNFRVDAPDKKWVTDVTEFKVGEQRVYLSPVIDLFNQEVISYRVAKSARLPLVTDMLKEAMSKLTGKVKPIFHSDQGWQYQHGDVQELLKKHGLTQSMSRKGNCLDNAVAENFFGILKTEMYHRKKFNSAEHLMEEIKDYIEYYNTKRIKVKLKGLTPIEYRNQALSAV
- a CDS encoding helix-turn-helix domain-containing protein, which encodes MSKYNREFKLAIAKQCLSHESSLSISKRLGIPDRYIRYWTQVYRFHGQNAFIKRNTPYSFEDKYRILKHMRENHWSISYTSIVHNMSSPGTISTWLTQFERFGLSGLQPKKQGRKMKKNQKQETIKPTEQMSLEELREELEYRRAENAYLKKLDALLQEKERQTKKKQGS